A DNA window from Ipomoea triloba cultivar NCNSP0323 chromosome 10, ASM357664v1 contains the following coding sequences:
- the LOC116032126 gene encoding probable LRR receptor-like serine/threonine-protein kinase At1g53430 isoform X7: MEKVILFLFLLLLFALNSQLTMGEGTVTTRGPISKICTEILNLADKQVKPLGTEDESAITKLLRCETRTSSSICKIQSPDTVTCDCSLDKDVCRVTEMDLDGNNLEGSIPLFLGDMKLELLDLSENSFGGPIPPQLASLKNLTTLDLSGNSFGGPIPTQLASLKYLTFLDLTGNLFSGSFPSHLISLVNLQSLFLADNLFDGPIPPQLNSLVNLVNLDLSNNGFSGPLPDKLENLLLLEYLNVQGNNLSGRISDFTGQLQNLTQLILLGNNFEGPLTAAAFSNLTNLVELMVSDLVGGGESQFPNFTNMDSLKYLTLRNCSLAGPIPDIIWTLTNLSLLDLSFNSLFGQIPNHSTLIPPMHIFLRGNKLNGTIPKWIINSTMKIDVSENLFTNNVAEIQNLHSNSSNMNFFSSLNSSVGGTHWEHVGYSCNSDLKYQLKDHLFINCGGESMPINGSNYEGDLNSNGSSTFFLSSSLTWGYSSMGYLSMNDEYIMNNTCTVGVGDEPLYSTARVSPISLKYYGFCLKDGEYTVRLHFAELVGHNYKTPYLNKSSRVFNVDIQGMNVLNDFNIEKAAGGVGKAYTKETENVIVNNSRLEIHLYWLGKGSMWYQGPLISAISVYPYKAKESGPSPPKMAAISLSVLILLVVLIVYFWKMEDNSHEGMVELYPGGLYNFQKVKAAAKNFKHKLGNGAFGTFYEATLGNGMVVAVEKASATKDIIRAFRENDSTISLKEHPNFVKLMGFIAEKNQLLLIYEDIGHNSLQNALFGSDRSRLDWTKRRNICLGIAEGLAFLHEGKQKNVHGNIKPTTIFLDKQDNVKISDFRFSRLHDQGKLREEGTVVYMAPEFAKYDLLTTKADVYSFGVVVLIVVSGKKEKISMSSSGADTEYLPDLVVREKQEQGHFMNVVDKSISNTVDWNEADTMLELALMCLDQYPDQRPTMSQVVKVLKEQLPLKDVKGSLKQLSSVRDPQPHGEISTIEHSTHHSKFRSTSRGGMMTDTSTGSNNA, encoded by the exons ATGGAAAAGGTGATATTATTCCTATTTTTGTTGCTGCTCTTCGCTCTCAACTCTCAACTAACCATGGGAGAAGGAACTGTAACAACAAGAGGACCTATTTCAAAAATCTGCACTGAGATACTCAACCTTGCTGACAAACAAGTCAAACCTCTTGGCACCGAAGATG AGAGTGCCATTACTAAATTGCTTCGATGTGAGACGAGGACTTCTAGCTCGATTTGTAAAATTCAAAGTCCAGATACAGTTACTTGCGATTGCAGTCTCGATAAGGATGTTTGCCGGGTGACAGAAAT GGATCTTGATGGCAACAATTTGGAAGGATCAATACCCCTATTTCTTGGTGATATGAAGTTGGAACTTTT GGATCTATCTGAAAATTCATTTGGCGGTCCAATTCCACCTCAGTTGGCTTCtctaaaaaatctaacaacttT GGATCTATCTGGTAACTCATTTGGTGGTCCAATTCCAACTCAATTGGCTTCCCTAAAATATCTAACATTTCT GGATCTAACCGGAAATTTATTCAGTGGTTCATTTCCTAGTCACTTGATTTCTCTTGTAAATCTACAGTCTTT GTTTCTAGCTGATAATTTATTTGATGGTCCAATTCCACCTCAACTAAACTCCCTTGTAAATTTAGTGAATCT GGACCTTAGTAACAATGGCTTCTCTGGTCCTCTGCCCGATAAGCTTGAAAATCTACTTCTTCTTGAATATCT CAATGTTCAAGGGAACAACTTGAGTGGGCGAATCTCAGATTTCACTGGACAACTACAAAACCTCACACAatt GATTCTACTGGGAAATAATTTCGAAGGTCCTCTCACTGCTGCTGCATTTTCAAACTTGACAAATCTTGTGGAATT GATGGTAAGCGACTTAGTTGGAGGAGGAGAGTCGCAGTTTCCTAATTTTACAAATATGGATTCCTTGAAATATCT GACATTGAGGAACTGTTCACTTGCTGGCCCTATTCCTGACATCATCTGGACTCTAACAAATTTGTCTTTACT GGACTTGAGTTTCAATAGTTTGTTTGGTCAAATTCCAAACCATTCCACCCTCATCCCACCCATGCACAT ATTTCTCCGAGGAAATAAGCTCAATGGGACAATTCCAAAATGGATAATCAATTCGACTATGAAAAT CGATGTGTCTGAAAATCTTTTCACAAACAATGTCGCagaaattcaaaatttgcattcaaACTCATCAAACAT GAACTTTTTTTCATCCCTTAATTCCAGTGTCGG GGGTACACATTGGGAACATGTTGGCTATAGCTGCAACAGCGACCTAAAATACCAAT TAAAAGACCATCTATTTATAAATTGTGGTGGTGAATCAATGCCAATAAATGGAAGTAATTATGAAGGCGATCTGAACTCAAATGGAAGTTCAACTTTCTTTTTGAGTAGCAGTTTAACATGGGGTTATAGTAGTATGGGATACTTATCAATGAATGACGAATACATAATGAACAATACATGCACTGTTGGTGTTGGTGATGAACCTCTTTACAGTACAGCACGTGTATCCCCAATCTCCTTGAAGTATTATGGATTTTGTTTAAAGGATGGTGAATATACTGTGAGACTTCACTTTGCTGAATTAGTTGGACACAACTATAAAACCCCATATCTCAACAAATCAAGTCGAGTTTTTAATGTGGATATccag GGAATGAATGTACTTAATGATTTCAACATAGAAAAGGCAGCAGGTGGTGTAGGTAAGGCTTACACTAAGGAAACAGAAAACGTTATAGTTAACAATAGTCGACTGGAGATTCACTTATATTGGTTAGGGAAGGGTTCAATGTGGTACCAAGGTCCACTTATATCTGCAATTTCTGTATATCCTT ATAAAGCTAAAGAGAGTGGTCCGTCTCCTCCAAAGATGGCTGCAATCTCATTATCTGTCTTAATTCTTCTAGTAGTGTTGATAGTTTATTTCTGGAAGATGGAAGACAATTCACATGAAG GAATGGTTGAGTTGTATCCTGGAGGACTTTACAACTTCCAAAAAGTAAAAGCTGCTGCCAAAAATTTCAAGCACAAGCTTGGTAATGGTGCCTTTGGAACTTTCTATGAG GCTACACTCGGCAATGGAATGGTGGTTGCAGTTGAAAAGGCTTCAGCCACAAAAGATATAATACGTGCATTTCGAGAAAATGATTCTACAATTTCTCTCAAAGAACATCCCAACTTTGTAAAGCTGATGGGATTCATTGCAGAGAAGAACCAATTGTTGCTTATTTATGAGGATATAGGCCATAATTCCCTTCAAAATGCACTTTTTG GCTCAGACAGGTCGAGATTAGATTGGACAAAAAGGCGCAATATTTGCCTTGGCATAGCAGAAGGTCTAGCTTTTCTTCATGAGGGCAAGCAGAAAAACGTTCATGGAAATATCAAACCAACCACCATTTTTCTTGACAAACAAGACAATGTTAAGATATCTGACTTCAGATTTTCCAGGCTCCATGACCAGGGAAAGTTACGGGAGGAAGGAACAGT GGTATACATGGCACCTGAATTCGCAAAATATGACCTCTTAACAACAAAGGCAGATGTGTATAGCTTTGGAGTTGTTGTACTTATAGTTGTTAgtggaaagaaagaaaagatttcAATGTCTAGCAGCGGGGCTGACACCGAGTACCTTCCAGATCTC GTGGTACGTGAAAAACAAGAACAAGGCCATTTTATGAATGTAGTTGACAAAAGCATATCTAACACAGTGGATTGGAATGAAGCAGATACAATGTTAGAACTAGCATTGATGTGCTTGGACCAGTACCCAGATCAAAGACCAACCATGTCTCAAGTTGTGAAGGTTCTAAAGGAACAGCTTCCATTGAAGGATGTAAAGGGAAGTTTAAAGCAACTTTCTTCTGTCAGAGATCCTCAACCACATGGTGAGATTTCCACAATTGAGCACTCAACTCACCATTCAAAATTCAGGAGCACTTCAAGGGGTGGGATGATGACAGACACCAGCACCGGGAGCAATAATGCTTAA
- the LOC116032126 gene encoding probable LRR receptor-like serine/threonine-protein kinase At1g53430 isoform X6: protein MEKVILFLFLLLLFALNSQLTMGEGTVTTRGPISKICTEILNLADKQVKPLGTEDESAITKLLRCETRTSSSICKIQSPDTVTCDCSLDKDVCRVTEIDIAYRNLDGKLPEIIGNLTNLTSLDLDGNNLEGSIPLFLGDMKLELLDLSENSFGGPIPPQLASLKNLTTLDLSGNSFGGPIPTQLASLKYLTFLDLTGNLFSGSFPSHLISLVNLQSLFLADNLFDGPIPPQLNSLVNLVNLDLSNNGFSGPLPDKLENLLLLEYLNVQGNNLSGRISDFTGQLQNLTQLILLGNNFEGPLTAAAFSNLTNLVELMVSDLVGGGESQFPNFTNMDSLKYLTLRNCSLAGPIPDIIWTLTNLSLLDLSFNSLFGQIPNHSTLIPPMHIFLRGNKLNGTIPKWIINSTMKIDVSENLFTNNVAEIQNLHSNSSNMNFFSSLNSSVGGTHWEHVGYSCNSDLKYQLKDHLFINCGGESMPINGSNYEGDLNSNGSSTFFLSSSLTWGYSSMGYLSMNDEYIMNNTCTVGVGDEPLYSTARVSPISLKYYGFCLKDGEYTVRLHFAELVGHNYKTPYLNKSSRVFNVDIQGMNVLNDFNIEKAAGGVGKAYTKETENVIVNNSRLEIHLYWLGKGSMWYQGPLISAISVYPYKAKESGPSPPKMAAISLSVLILLVVLIVYFWKMEDNSHEGMVELYPGGLYNFQKVKAAAKNFKHKLGNGAFGTFYEATLGNGMVVAVEKASATKDIIRAFRENDSTISLKEHPNFVKLMGFIAEKNQLLLIYEDIGHNSLQNALFGSDRSRLDWTKRRNICLGIAEGLAFLHEGKQKNVHGNIKPTTIFLDKQDNVKISDFRFSRLHDQGKLREEGTVVYMAPEFAKYDLLTTKADVYSFGVVVLIVVSGKKEKISMSSSGADTEYLPDLVVREKQEQGHFMNVVDKSISNTVDWNEADTMLELALMCLDQYPDQRPTMSQVVKVLKEQLPLKDVKGSLKQLSSVRDPQPHGEISTIEHSTHHSKFRSTSRGGMMTDTSTGSNNA from the exons ATGGAAAAGGTGATATTATTCCTATTTTTGTTGCTGCTCTTCGCTCTCAACTCTCAACTAACCATGGGAGAAGGAACTGTAACAACAAGAGGACCTATTTCAAAAATCTGCACTGAGATACTCAACCTTGCTGACAAACAAGTCAAACCTCTTGGCACCGAAGATG AGAGTGCCATTACTAAATTGCTTCGATGTGAGACGAGGACTTCTAGCTCGATTTGTAAAATTCAAAGTCCAGATACAGTTACTTGCGATTGCAGTCTCGATAAGGATGTTTGCCGGGTGACAGAAAT TGATATTGCATATCGGAATTTGGATGGTAAATTACCAGAAATAATCGGAAACCTTACAAATTTAACATCATT GGATCTTGATGGCAACAATTTGGAAGGATCAATACCCCTATTTCTTGGTGATATGAAGTTGGAACTTTT GGATCTATCTGAAAATTCATTTGGCGGTCCAATTCCACCTCAGTTGGCTTCtctaaaaaatctaacaacttT GGATCTATCTGGTAACTCATTTGGTGGTCCAATTCCAACTCAATTGGCTTCCCTAAAATATCTAACATTTCT GGATCTAACCGGAAATTTATTCAGTGGTTCATTTCCTAGTCACTTGATTTCTCTTGTAAATCTACAGTCTTT GTTTCTAGCTGATAATTTATTTGATGGTCCAATTCCACCTCAACTAAACTCCCTTGTAAATTTAGTGAATCT GGACCTTAGTAACAATGGCTTCTCTGGTCCTCTGCCCGATAAGCTTGAAAATCTACTTCTTCTTGAATATCT CAATGTTCAAGGGAACAACTTGAGTGGGCGAATCTCAGATTTCACTGGACAACTACAAAACCTCACACAatt GATTCTACTGGGAAATAATTTCGAAGGTCCTCTCACTGCTGCTGCATTTTCAAACTTGACAAATCTTGTGGAATT GATGGTAAGCGACTTAGTTGGAGGAGGAGAGTCGCAGTTTCCTAATTTTACAAATATGGATTCCTTGAAATATCT GACATTGAGGAACTGTTCACTTGCTGGCCCTATTCCTGACATCATCTGGACTCTAACAAATTTGTCTTTACT GGACTTGAGTTTCAATAGTTTGTTTGGTCAAATTCCAAACCATTCCACCCTCATCCCACCCATGCACAT ATTTCTCCGAGGAAATAAGCTCAATGGGACAATTCCAAAATGGATAATCAATTCGACTATGAAAAT CGATGTGTCTGAAAATCTTTTCACAAACAATGTCGCagaaattcaaaatttgcattcaaACTCATCAAACAT GAACTTTTTTTCATCCCTTAATTCCAGTGTCGG GGGTACACATTGGGAACATGTTGGCTATAGCTGCAACAGCGACCTAAAATACCAAT TAAAAGACCATCTATTTATAAATTGTGGTGGTGAATCAATGCCAATAAATGGAAGTAATTATGAAGGCGATCTGAACTCAAATGGAAGTTCAACTTTCTTTTTGAGTAGCAGTTTAACATGGGGTTATAGTAGTATGGGATACTTATCAATGAATGACGAATACATAATGAACAATACATGCACTGTTGGTGTTGGTGATGAACCTCTTTACAGTACAGCACGTGTATCCCCAATCTCCTTGAAGTATTATGGATTTTGTTTAAAGGATGGTGAATATACTGTGAGACTTCACTTTGCTGAATTAGTTGGACACAACTATAAAACCCCATATCTCAACAAATCAAGTCGAGTTTTTAATGTGGATATccag GGAATGAATGTACTTAATGATTTCAACATAGAAAAGGCAGCAGGTGGTGTAGGTAAGGCTTACACTAAGGAAACAGAAAACGTTATAGTTAACAATAGTCGACTGGAGATTCACTTATATTGGTTAGGGAAGGGTTCAATGTGGTACCAAGGTCCACTTATATCTGCAATTTCTGTATATCCTT ATAAAGCTAAAGAGAGTGGTCCGTCTCCTCCAAAGATGGCTGCAATCTCATTATCTGTCTTAATTCTTCTAGTAGTGTTGATAGTTTATTTCTGGAAGATGGAAGACAATTCACATGAAG GAATGGTTGAGTTGTATCCTGGAGGACTTTACAACTTCCAAAAAGTAAAAGCTGCTGCCAAAAATTTCAAGCACAAGCTTGGTAATGGTGCCTTTGGAACTTTCTATGAG GCTACACTCGGCAATGGAATGGTGGTTGCAGTTGAAAAGGCTTCAGCCACAAAAGATATAATACGTGCATTTCGAGAAAATGATTCTACAATTTCTCTCAAAGAACATCCCAACTTTGTAAAGCTGATGGGATTCATTGCAGAGAAGAACCAATTGTTGCTTATTTATGAGGATATAGGCCATAATTCCCTTCAAAATGCACTTTTTG GCTCAGACAGGTCGAGATTAGATTGGACAAAAAGGCGCAATATTTGCCTTGGCATAGCAGAAGGTCTAGCTTTTCTTCATGAGGGCAAGCAGAAAAACGTTCATGGAAATATCAAACCAACCACCATTTTTCTTGACAAACAAGACAATGTTAAGATATCTGACTTCAGATTTTCCAGGCTCCATGACCAGGGAAAGTTACGGGAGGAAGGAACAGT GGTATACATGGCACCTGAATTCGCAAAATATGACCTCTTAACAACAAAGGCAGATGTGTATAGCTTTGGAGTTGTTGTACTTATAGTTGTTAgtggaaagaaagaaaagatttcAATGTCTAGCAGCGGGGCTGACACCGAGTACCTTCCAGATCTC GTGGTACGTGAAAAACAAGAACAAGGCCATTTTATGAATGTAGTTGACAAAAGCATATCTAACACAGTGGATTGGAATGAAGCAGATACAATGTTAGAACTAGCATTGATGTGCTTGGACCAGTACCCAGATCAAAGACCAACCATGTCTCAAGTTGTGAAGGTTCTAAAGGAACAGCTTCCATTGAAGGATGTAAAGGGAAGTTTAAAGCAACTTTCTTCTGTCAGAGATCCTCAACCACATGGTGAGATTTCCACAATTGAGCACTCAACTCACCATTCAAAATTCAGGAGCACTTCAAGGGGTGGGATGATGACAGACACCAGCACCGGGAGCAATAATGCTTAA
- the LOC116032126 gene encoding probable LRR receptor-like serine/threonine-protein kinase At1g53430 isoform X5 — MEKVILFLFLLLLFALNSQLTMGEGTVTTRGPISKICTEILNLADKQVKPLGTEDESAITKLLRCETRTSSSICKIQSPDTVTCDCSLDKDVCRVTEIDIAYRNLDGKLPEIIGNLTNLTSLSLYSNNFFGEIPTSYANLKNLKNLDLDGNNLEGSIPLFLGDMKLELLDLSENSFGGPIPPQLASLKNLTTLDLSGNSFGGPIPTQLASLKYLTFLDLTGNLFSGSFPSHLISLVNLQSLFLADNLFDGPIPPQLNSLVNLVNLDLSNNGFSGPLPDKLENLLLLEYLNVQGNNLSGRISDFTGQLQNLTQLILLGNNFEGPLTAAAFSNLTNLVELMVSDLVGGGESQFPNFTNMDSLKYLTLRNCSLAGPIPDIIWTLTNLSLLDLSFNSLFGQIPNHSTLIPPMHIFLRGNKLNGTIPKWIINSTMKMNFFSSLNSSVGGTHWEHVGYSCNSDLKYQLKDHLFINCGGESMPINGSNYEGDLNSNGSSTFFLSSSLTWGYSSMGYLSMNDEYIMNNTCTVGVGDEPLYSTARVSPISLKYYGFCLKDGEYTVRLHFAELVGHNYKTPYLNKSSRVFNVDIQGMNVLNDFNIEKAAGGVGKAYTKETENVIVNNSRLEIHLYWLGKGSMWYQGPLISAISVYPYKAKESGPSPPKMAAISLSVLILLVVLIVYFWKMEDNSHEGMVELYPGGLYNFQKVKAAAKNFKHKLGNGAFGTFYEATLGNGMVVAVEKASATKDIIRAFRENDSTISLKEHPNFVKLMGFIAEKNQLLLIYEDIGHNSLQNALFGSDRSRLDWTKRRNICLGIAEGLAFLHEGKQKNVHGNIKPTTIFLDKQDNVKISDFRFSRLHDQGKLREEGTVVYMAPEFAKYDLLTTKADVYSFGVVVLIVVSGKKEKISMSSSGADTEYLPDLVVREKQEQGHFMNVVDKSISNTVDWNEADTMLELALMCLDQYPDQRPTMSQVVKVLKEQLPLKDVKGSLKQLSSVRDPQPHGEISTIEHSTHHSKFRSTSRGGMMTDTSTGSNNA; from the exons ATGGAAAAGGTGATATTATTCCTATTTTTGTTGCTGCTCTTCGCTCTCAACTCTCAACTAACCATGGGAGAAGGAACTGTAACAACAAGAGGACCTATTTCAAAAATCTGCACTGAGATACTCAACCTTGCTGACAAACAAGTCAAACCTCTTGGCACCGAAGATG AGAGTGCCATTACTAAATTGCTTCGATGTGAGACGAGGACTTCTAGCTCGATTTGTAAAATTCAAAGTCCAGATACAGTTACTTGCGATTGCAGTCTCGATAAGGATGTTTGCCGGGTGACAGAAAT TGATATTGCATATCGGAATTTGGATGGTAAATTACCAGAAATAATCGGAAACCTTACAAATTTAACATCATT AAGTTTGTATTCGAACAATTTTTTTGGCGAGATTCCAACATCAtatgcaaatttaaaaaatctcaAGAATTT GGATCTTGATGGCAACAATTTGGAAGGATCAATACCCCTATTTCTTGGTGATATGAAGTTGGAACTTTT GGATCTATCTGAAAATTCATTTGGCGGTCCAATTCCACCTCAGTTGGCTTCtctaaaaaatctaacaacttT GGATCTATCTGGTAACTCATTTGGTGGTCCAATTCCAACTCAATTGGCTTCCCTAAAATATCTAACATTTCT GGATCTAACCGGAAATTTATTCAGTGGTTCATTTCCTAGTCACTTGATTTCTCTTGTAAATCTACAGTCTTT GTTTCTAGCTGATAATTTATTTGATGGTCCAATTCCACCTCAACTAAACTCCCTTGTAAATTTAGTGAATCT GGACCTTAGTAACAATGGCTTCTCTGGTCCTCTGCCCGATAAGCTTGAAAATCTACTTCTTCTTGAATATCT CAATGTTCAAGGGAACAACTTGAGTGGGCGAATCTCAGATTTCACTGGACAACTACAAAACCTCACACAatt GATTCTACTGGGAAATAATTTCGAAGGTCCTCTCACTGCTGCTGCATTTTCAAACTTGACAAATCTTGTGGAATT GATGGTAAGCGACTTAGTTGGAGGAGGAGAGTCGCAGTTTCCTAATTTTACAAATATGGATTCCTTGAAATATCT GACATTGAGGAACTGTTCACTTGCTGGCCCTATTCCTGACATCATCTGGACTCTAACAAATTTGTCTTTACT GGACTTGAGTTTCAATAGTTTGTTTGGTCAAATTCCAAACCATTCCACCCTCATCCCACCCATGCACAT ATTTCTCCGAGGAAATAAGCTCAATGGGACAATTCCAAAATGGATAATCAATTCGACTATGAAAAT GAACTTTTTTTCATCCCTTAATTCCAGTGTCGG GGGTACACATTGGGAACATGTTGGCTATAGCTGCAACAGCGACCTAAAATACCAAT TAAAAGACCATCTATTTATAAATTGTGGTGGTGAATCAATGCCAATAAATGGAAGTAATTATGAAGGCGATCTGAACTCAAATGGAAGTTCAACTTTCTTTTTGAGTAGCAGTTTAACATGGGGTTATAGTAGTATGGGATACTTATCAATGAATGACGAATACATAATGAACAATACATGCACTGTTGGTGTTGGTGATGAACCTCTTTACAGTACAGCACGTGTATCCCCAATCTCCTTGAAGTATTATGGATTTTGTTTAAAGGATGGTGAATATACTGTGAGACTTCACTTTGCTGAATTAGTTGGACACAACTATAAAACCCCATATCTCAACAAATCAAGTCGAGTTTTTAATGTGGATATccag GGAATGAATGTACTTAATGATTTCAACATAGAAAAGGCAGCAGGTGGTGTAGGTAAGGCTTACACTAAGGAAACAGAAAACGTTATAGTTAACAATAGTCGACTGGAGATTCACTTATATTGGTTAGGGAAGGGTTCAATGTGGTACCAAGGTCCACTTATATCTGCAATTTCTGTATATCCTT ATAAAGCTAAAGAGAGTGGTCCGTCTCCTCCAAAGATGGCTGCAATCTCATTATCTGTCTTAATTCTTCTAGTAGTGTTGATAGTTTATTTCTGGAAGATGGAAGACAATTCACATGAAG GAATGGTTGAGTTGTATCCTGGAGGACTTTACAACTTCCAAAAAGTAAAAGCTGCTGCCAAAAATTTCAAGCACAAGCTTGGTAATGGTGCCTTTGGAACTTTCTATGAG GCTACACTCGGCAATGGAATGGTGGTTGCAGTTGAAAAGGCTTCAGCCACAAAAGATATAATACGTGCATTTCGAGAAAATGATTCTACAATTTCTCTCAAAGAACATCCCAACTTTGTAAAGCTGATGGGATTCATTGCAGAGAAGAACCAATTGTTGCTTATTTATGAGGATATAGGCCATAATTCCCTTCAAAATGCACTTTTTG GCTCAGACAGGTCGAGATTAGATTGGACAAAAAGGCGCAATATTTGCCTTGGCATAGCAGAAGGTCTAGCTTTTCTTCATGAGGGCAAGCAGAAAAACGTTCATGGAAATATCAAACCAACCACCATTTTTCTTGACAAACAAGACAATGTTAAGATATCTGACTTCAGATTTTCCAGGCTCCATGACCAGGGAAAGTTACGGGAGGAAGGAACAGT GGTATACATGGCACCTGAATTCGCAAAATATGACCTCTTAACAACAAAGGCAGATGTGTATAGCTTTGGAGTTGTTGTACTTATAGTTGTTAgtggaaagaaagaaaagatttcAATGTCTAGCAGCGGGGCTGACACCGAGTACCTTCCAGATCTC GTGGTACGTGAAAAACAAGAACAAGGCCATTTTATGAATGTAGTTGACAAAAGCATATCTAACACAGTGGATTGGAATGAAGCAGATACAATGTTAGAACTAGCATTGATGTGCTTGGACCAGTACCCAGATCAAAGACCAACCATGTCTCAAGTTGTGAAGGTTCTAAAGGAACAGCTTCCATTGAAGGATGTAAAGGGAAGTTTAAAGCAACTTTCTTCTGTCAGAGATCCTCAACCACATGGTGAGATTTCCACAATTGAGCACTCAACTCACCATTCAAAATTCAGGAGCACTTCAAGGGGTGGGATGATGACAGACACCAGCACCGGGAGCAATAATGCTTAA